AGCCCCTACCTCATTCAGTGCTCTACCTCCGGTACTCATTCATGGCGCTAGCCCTAAAGCTATTTCGAGGAGAACCAGCTATATCCGAGTTCGATTGGAATTTCTCCCCTATCCACAGCTCATCCCATGGTTTTTCAACACCATTGTGGTTCGGGCCTCCACGGAATTTTACTTCCGCTTCACCCTGGCCATGGATAGGTCACCCGGTTTCGGGTCTACAGCATGCAACTATGCGCCCTATTCAGACTTGGTTTCCCTTCGGCTTCGCACCTTAAGTGCTTAACCTTGCTGCATACCGTAACTCGTTGGCTCGTTCTACAAAAAGCACATCATCACACATTAACGTGTTTTGATCGGTTGTGGACACACGGTTTCAGGTTCTATTTCACTCCCCGTCTGGGGTTCTTTTCACCTTTCCCTCACGGTACTGCTTCACTATCGGTCACTAGGTAGTATTTAGCCTTGGGAGGTGGTCCTCCCAGCTTCCCACAAGGTTTCACGTGTCTCGTGGTACTCTGGTACAGATCGGGCTTTTTTCTCTTTTCACCTACAGGACTATTACCTTCTATGGTTTAACTTTCCAGAAATCTTCGGTTAAGATATAAAGCTTTAATGATCTGCCCGCAACCCCGGAAACAAGTTTCCGGTTTGGGCTCTTTCCGTTTCGCTCGCCGCTACTAAGGAAATCGATTTTTCTTTCTCTTCCTCCAGGTACTTAGATGTTTCAGTTCCCTGGGTTTACCTCTATATACCTATGAATTCAGTATACAGTTCATGGGGTTACCCATGAGAGTTTCCTCATTCGGAAATCTTCGGTTCACAGACTATTTGCGTCTACCCGAAGCTTATCGCAGCTTATCACGTCCTTCATCGGCTCCTAGTGCCAAGGCATTCACCATGCGCCCTTTGTAGCTTGACCTTAAATAAATATATTTAAATACAAACAACAAAGAATTAACTTTGCCTTGCTTTAGAGTATTACTCTTAATTACTATGCAATTTTCAAAGTACAAAATAGAGAGTTGAACTCTCAAAATTAAACAGAGAACAAAGAACCTTCATGGAAATTACATTTCCATGTCGACTCCTTAGAAAGGAGGTGATCCAGCCGCAGGTTCTCCTACGGCTACCTTGTTACGACTTCACCCCAATCATCAACCCCACCTTCGACCGCTGGTTCCAAAAGGTTACCTCACGGGCTTCGGGTGTTGCCGACTCTCATGGTGTGACGGGCGGTGTGTACAAGACCCGGGAACGTATTCACCGCGACATTCTGATTCGCGATTACTAGCAACTCCGGCTTCATGTAGGCGAGTTTCAGCCTACAATCCGAACTGGGATAGGGTTTTGAGTTTAGCTCCACCTTGCGGTATAGCATCTTTTTGTCCCTACCATTGTAGCACGTGTGTAGCCCTAGACATAAGGGGCATGATGATTTGACGTCATCCCCACCTTCCTCCCGGTTAACCCGGGCAGTCTCACTAGAGTGCTCAACTAAATGTTAGCAACTAATGATAAGGGTTGCGCTCGTTGCGGGACTTAACCCAACATCTCACGACACGAGCTGACGACAACCATGCACCACCTGTCATCCTGTCCCCGAAGGGACTTCATCCATTACGGACTAATTCAGGAGATGTCAAGTCTAGGTAAGGTTCTTCGCGTTGCTTCGAATTAAACCACATGCTCCGCTGCTTGTGCGGGTCCCCGTCAATTCCTTTGAGTTTTAATCTTGCGACCGTACTTCCCAGGCGGAATACTTATTGTGTTAACTGCGGCACAGAAGGAGTCGATACCTCCTACACCTAGTATTCATCGTTTACGGCGTGGACTACCAGGGTATCTAATCCTGTTTGCTCCCCACGCTTTCATGCCTCAGCGTCAGTTACAGTCCAGAAGGCCGCCTTCGCCACTGGTATTCTTCCTAATCTCTACGCATTTCACCGCTACACTAGGAATTCTGCCTTCCTCTCCTGCACTCCAGACATCCAGTTTGAAATGCAGCCCCCAAGTTAAGCCCGGGGATTTCACATCTCACTTAAATATCCGCCTACACATCCTTTACGCCCAGTAAATCCGGACAACGCTTGCCACCTACGTATTACCGCGGCTGCTGGCACGTAGTTAGCCGTGGCTTCCTCCTATGGTACCGTCATTATCGTCCCATAAGACAGAGTTTTACGATCCGAAGACCTTCATCACTCACGCGGCGTTGCTGCATCAGGGTTTCCCCCATTGTGCAATATTCCCCACTGCTGCCTCCCGTAGGAGTCTGGACCGTGTCTCAGTTCCAATGTGGCCGATCACCCTCTCAGGTCGGCTACGCATCGAAGCCTTGGTGAGCCGTTACCTCACCAACAAGCTAATGCGCCGCGGGTCCATCTCATAGCGAATAAATCCTTTGGCTCAGAAATCATGTGATTTCCGAGTATTATGCGGTATTAATCTTCCTTTCGGAAGGCTATTCCCCACTATGAGGCAGGTTACCCACGTGTTACTCACCCGTCCGCCGCTGGGAACCGAAGTTCCCCGCTCGACTTGCATGTGTTAAGCACGCCGCCAGCGTTCGTCCTGAGCCAGGATCAAACTCTCAATTTAAAAGTTTGATATAATACAGATGCTACTCCGTATTCCTTTAGCTCATCGCTAAATTTATTTAAATAGAATAAATTCTATTCAAAAGAATTGCTGGTTCTTTAATTCTCTGTTTAATTTTCAAAGTTCAATTGTGCGCTGCATTCAAGCAGTGCAATAATATTATCATCATCAACAAACTTTGTCAACAACTTTTTTAAAAATACATTAAATTAGTTCATCAAAGTCGTATTAGATAAATTCTTGCGACAACATGTAATATACTACTACTTTTTCTTACGAACTTTTTTTTTATTATACCCCTTTATTATAAATTATACTTAATTACTTAGCTTTTTTAAAAATTTACTATGTTTAATGTATATCGACACTCAAGGCAAAGTTTATATCAATATTCTATAAAAATCGCATTATTGAGTGTCTTTATTTTATTATAACCTGTTTTTTGTTAATTATTATTAGTTCTATAAAACGTTATATGATCTTGCCACTTTCCGTTTATAAATAAATATTTTTTGTTAAGTCCTAATTTTTCAAATCCACATCCCAGTAAAACTTTCTGCGATCTTAAATTATCTACTAATGTAGATGCCTCTACTCTATGAAGATTCATAACACCAAATGCATAAGCTTCTGTAATTTTAACAGCTTCCTTCATATATCCTCTTCCCTGATAGTCTTTATCAATAGAATATCCTATTATACCACTCTTAAAAACTCCATATATAGTACCTGATATCTGAATTTTGCCTATTAATTTATTATCATTATATATACCAAAATTAGTACCATCTCCATTTATAAACTGTTTATAGTTTTCTATAAGCATTTGTTTTTGAGCTTCAAAGGTATAAAAACTCTCTTCTCTTTCCGGTTCAAATGGTTTTAAATGTTCTTTATTTCTAATATAATATTGAAGCATACTCTCTGCATCCTCGGGTGTTAATACTTTAAGTGTTACATTCTTACCACGTAGTTTGAAGACATTTATTCTGTCACTATTATAATTTTTATGGTTAATTCCAAATATAAATTCATCTTTTAGTACACCTTTTTCTACGATACTTTGATTTATGACGCCTTCAAAAGCACATCCTGATTCAACAAAAGGTTGTGTATTTATTTCCTCATCAACTATTATATTTATTTTATTAATATCATTGCTTTTAAATAAAAACTCCATAAAAGTATCTAGAATATCTTTAACATATGTATTTACATTTTCATCTTGCTTATATATTTTCATTCTAAACATACAAAATCTATTTACTTTACTTAAATCTACTATGAATATTCTTCCTACTGTTATCCCATACTTATCTGTTATAAGATATTCTCTATCTACACCATTAACTTTTGTAATATTTATATATTTGCCCTTTAACATATGCCTTTCACCCAATTTTCAATAATATTTTATAAATCTCTATTTATACTATTAAATGTACATTTTAAATTATATCATATACATTCATAATATGATAAAATATAATTACATTTTAACAAGAAGATGTGATTAATCACATTTCAAGGATGGTGCTAATAATATGAACAAAAAAAATTTACCTAAATTAACTTTAATTTTAACAGGAATAAAAAATAGATTTTTAGAAAATGAGACTATTTTCAAAGAAATCTCTGTAACATATACCTCTGGTCTTAAACACTTCATTGGTAAAGGTATATATAATGATGATCATAAAATTTCATTTAATTTTAATGGTAAAACTGACTTATTTACAATAGATGATTTACTACAAACAATAGTTAATAATTCTTTATCTTATGATTCTCTGGAACTTATCTATAGTGAACGTGGAACAAATGTATTAGTAACAGCTGATGATAAAAATGTAAATATAAAAAATATTAATATGACTGAAAAAAACTCTAATAAGGAAAAAACATCAACATTACTTAACAGAAATTATTTAATAAAGGTTGGCCCTGCTGATAATTTATTAAAAGCCATCGGTATAATGACTAAAGACAAGAAAATAAAAAACGACAAGATAAGAAAGTACAATCAAATAGACCACTTTATTGAATTAATAGATTCTACTCTAGACACAATATCTAGAAATAAAAGTATAACTATACTTGATTGTGGCTGTGGAAAATCTTATTTGACTTTTGCTCTTAATTATTACCTTACAGAGGTAAAAAGAGTAAAATGTAGATTTGTAGGTATTGATATATCCAATACCGTAATAGAAAAATCAAAATCTATAGCTGCTTCTCTTGGTTATAGAAACATGGAGTTTTATGCTATGGATATACACGACTATAAACCTGATGAAAAGATTAATATGGTAATATCGCTACACGCATGTGATACTGCTACAGACATGGCTTTATCCCTTGGAATAAAATTAGAAAGTGATGCTATTATTGCAGTTCCTTGTTGTCATAAAGAAATGTTATCACAATATAGCTACGAACCATTTAAGGATATATTAAAGCATGGCATTTTCAAAGCTAGATTGGCTGATGTATTAACTGATGGAATGCGAAGCCTTATGCTTGAAGCTAATGGTTATGAGGTTACTCCTATAGAGTATATATCACCTCTTGAAACACCTAAAAACTTACTTATCAGAGCTATTAAAAAAGCTGATACAAACGAAAAAGCAATGGATTCCTATATGAAGTTAATGGCTGATTTAAATGTATATCCAGCCTTATATGATTTTCTTCAAACATATAATTAGAAATG
The Clostridium felsineum DSM 794 DNA segment above includes these coding regions:
- a CDS encoding GNAT family N-acetyltransferase, with the protein product MLKGKYINITKVNGVDREYLITDKYGITVGRIFIVDLSKVNRFCMFRMKIYKQDENVNTYVKDILDTFMEFLFKSNDINKINIIVDEEINTQPFVESGCAFEGVINQSIVEKGVLKDEFIFGINHKNYNSDRINVFKLRGKNVTLKVLTPEDAESMLQYYIRNKEHLKPFEPEREESFYTFEAQKQMLIENYKQFINGDGTNFGIYNDNKLIGKIQISGTIYGVFKSGIIGYSIDKDYQGRGYMKEAVKITEAYAFGVMNLHRVEASTLVDNLRSQKVLLGCGFEKLGLNKKYLFINGKWQDHITFYRTNNN
- a CDS encoding class I SAM-dependent methyltransferase; this encodes MNKKNLPKLTLILTGIKNRFLENETIFKEISVTYTSGLKHFIGKGIYNDDHKISFNFNGKTDLFTIDDLLQTIVNNSLSYDSLELIYSERGTNVLVTADDKNVNIKNINMTEKNSNKEKTSTLLNRNYLIKVGPADNLLKAIGIMTKDKKIKNDKIRKYNQIDHFIELIDSTLDTISRNKSITILDCGCGKSYLTFALNYYLTEVKRVKCRFVGIDISNTVIEKSKSIAASLGYRNMEFYAMDIHDYKPDEKINMVISLHACDTATDMALSLGIKLESDAIIAVPCCHKEMLSQYSYEPFKDILKHGIFKARLADVLTDGMRSLMLEANGYEVTPIEYISPLETPKNLLIRAIKKADTNEKAMDSYMKLMADLNVYPALYDFLQTYN